A genomic segment from Lytechinus variegatus isolate NC3 chromosome 10, Lvar_3.0, whole genome shotgun sequence encodes:
- the LOC121422508 gene encoding uncharacterized protein LOC121422508: MAMGCAAGSHVSKSQLIVCIIGFLGFTLLALGAVSDYWVTYGINTAVSSGGSNGTSPLPTTLLQREGLWRICLQYIANESTDVTGHMCFFGLSAPDSVSMPQGLNSQTRYEVSFLIATWVLYGVGVVLSLIAVVMAIAALRHKKNQTLLRGVSALFILAALLAFVGLVIYAVRTSRFPDQWPEGDSPYSSASLGWAYSISWVGLLLSVIAGAGHLWVLRRYEDSMI, from the exons ATGGCAATGGGGTGCGCAGCGGGGTCACATGTATCAAAATCACAACTTATTGTATGCATTATCGGATTTTTAGGCTTTACATTGCTTGCCCTTGGAGCAGTGTCGGACTATTGGGTCACTTACGGGATTAACACGGCCGTTTCTTCTGGGGGAAGCAACGGGACTTCTCCTCTACCTACTACCCTACTCCAAAGGGAAGGATTATGGAGAATATGCCTTCAGTACATTGCTAACGAGTCAACCGATGTAACAG GACACATGTGTTTCTTCGGTCTTTCTGCACCTGATTCAGTGTCCATGCCACAAGGTCTTAACTCACAGACAAGATATGAAG TGAGTTTTCTGATCGCTACATGGGTGCTGTATGGGGTAGGCGTGGTTTTGTCATTAATTGCCGTTGTCATGGCAATAGCTGCGCTGAGACACAAGAAGAATCAAACGCTCTTGAGAGGTGTGTCAGCTTTGTTTATTTTAGCAG CTCTGTTGGCCTTCGTGGGGCTGGTGATCTACGCAGTGCGGACATCCAGGTTTCCTGACCAATGGCCAGAGGGGGACTCCCCATACTCATCTGCATCCCTCGGATGGGCGTACAGTATCTCATGGGTGGGGCTGCTTCTCAGCGTCATTGCAGGGGCGGGGCACCTCTGGGTCCTAAGGCGATATGAAGACAGTATGATTTGA